The genome window GGGCAGAGTCGCTGCTCTTGGCAGAAACAGACCAGCGCGGGGCTGAACTTTCCCCTCGAGCCAAATCCTGTCTGCAGCATGAGCATGCAGGTTCCAGTAGAGTAGGAGTCCGCAGCAAGGTGCCTGTGGGGGCCAGGCCACCTGCCAGTGCCTTTCCCAAcacctgccaggtgtttttaggaagtgggtgggggcaggtggcgttTTTGCCTGGCAAGTTGTCCGATTGACGGCCGGATGGGCTGTGCGGTTCTTGAAAAGTCGCTTCAGTGGCACCTGCCACCAGAATGCAAGCATCCGCGCTGTGATACAGAAGCAAAGGTGCTCCTTGTGGCTGGCTGCCCCTCTTGCAGCATCCCTTTTGTTGCTATGCCCACCATGCCACGTCAGGATGCCACATTTGCCCACAGGCTTTAAAAGCCTGGGCACCCTTCGATAGACTTTTGACTACTCCGAGGATcttctattgcaggggtctgcgacctgcggctgggccagcgatggcgaacctatggcatgggtgccaggggtggcactcggagccctctctgtgggcatgcgcacacagagttcgtcatgtggggggcggaaagtcccccccacacacacacacatctaggctggcctgggccaatgagcacgatgtgcgcgcaccacagcgagcagggaggactcggctggcagaccTGGTGCCTGAGGGGGGGCATGCAGAGGGGGCAGAAATGCTACAGAGGCCCAGAgcagtgtgcacgggacttgctggaggctagagcgggctggcccctgcttgagcttgtggggcagaggaagagggagccaaccggttttttctaaactaaaacatcagcattcaggttaaattgtcgggttggcactttgtgataaataagtggggtttgggttgcaatttgggcactcggtctcaaacaggttcgccatcactgggctgggccatggtggcaggggctgatgggagttgtagcccatgaacctctggagaaccgcaggttgcagaccccggttCTGTTGAAAGGAGAGAGATCGGTTGAGATGAAAAGTCAGGATTGAACATCAAGGGTAACCCCCACACAAAGAAACCGAGCTCTCCTTTCTCTCACTGTCTTTtcccctggtctcagagagtactgcctgtgctgctgcttctgagcacgcCAAAGAGCGAGTGCTACTTTTTATATAATCTGCCGGAATCTGAAAGTGGGAGCAAGCTACGAGTGGGCAGATGAGTCATTCCCCAGGTGGGCTGCCCACAGTCTCCATTTGTCTGCTAACATGTCTTCTGATGCCAGGTTGTTCCTTCTCAACACGAAGAGCCCAGCTGGGCTTTCCTCCCTCTTACAGGAGCATTCTCTCGGCAGAGCCCAGGAGGCGTCACCTTCGCGTCTGCAGAGACAGCATCCTCCCTTTTAAGAGGACGTTTGCAACCTTGCAACGTTTGCTGATCAGTCCACGGCAGCTATTTTCCCCTACCAAAAAGCGTGGCGGGGATAGGAGTTATTGGCCTCGTTTTAGCTGCTTCACCTGAAAAAATGGCCAAATAGCTGTCTGTCAGCAGCTGGGGGGGTGGGACAAGAGCCTGTCACCCCCACCCTACAGCAGCAGTCTAAGTGTTTGAGCCCAGCTTGCTTAAAGGAAAGGCACAGGTTACcacaggggcgtccaactctggcacttcagaggttgatggactgcaattcccatagcaatgctagcaggggctgatgggaattgtagtccctcaacctctgaagcgccagagttgggttagcaccgtggtggcaaacctttggcactccagaagttatagactacaattcccaccagcccctgccagcatggccaatttgcaggggctgatgggaattgtagtccataacatctggagtgccaaaggttcgccaccacggggttagcaCATCCTTGTCATTTGGGACAGGACGAACTGTTGCTGGTTCAAGGGGAACAGCTGGATCCTAGGGGTGAGAGCTTTTGGGAGTCGACGCCCCTTTCATCTGACACACAAAGACTTGCTCATATCAAGACAAATGTTCCACACTTGTTTAGCTTTCTGCAAATTCTTTTATTGCTCTCCAGTTTACTAATCTGCCCCCCCTGATGCCAGAGGGCTCAAATAATCTGTGCGTCCATTTTCCTGTCCCTCCTGGACGGTTTCAAATGCTCCAAATCCTGCCAGTGTATGGCAGAGTACTTCTCCTTGTCTTCTCAGCTACAGGACCACATgaacattaatacaaacattaacagaccaggtgctcaggagcagcagccgcagaaggcccttgctttcacatcctgcacgtgagctcccaaaggcacctggtgggtcactgcgagtaacagagagctggactagatggactctggtctgatccagctggattgttcttatgttcttatgctgtttcTCAAATCAGcagttgattccagcagtgaagacaggaagggctgtggctcagaggcagCACATCTGttcggcatgcagaaggccccgggttcaatccccggcacctCCATTTAAAAGGATTAGGTAATAGGTGACATTGAagacctgaaaccctggagagccactgccaatcagagaagacaatgatagacccaacagtcaaactcagtagaagaagaggagttggatttatatccccccctttctctcctgtaaggagagtcaaagggacttacaatctcctttccctcacccccacaagaaacaccctgtgaggtgggtggggctgagagagctctgaagaactgggactatgGGTACCGTTGAGGTGTGGCCAAAACTTACTTAACACTGCCCACATGAAGACCCACTCGGTCTACCTACCGATCTCTTTGAACTGGCTGTAGGGGAAGGTCACACACTTAACTTATTCTTTTCATTTCCTCAGTGCCTGGGTTGGGATGCAGCTTAGCAGAGAGAAGTCTGCCCAAGGGGGCCAGCCTGGGATCTGCTACCCCTCCCACGAGGCCTTTCCTGCTTCCTCGCAATCTGTATATTTCTGCACCAAGGAGTAGAAGGCCTTCCAGACGGCTGGGTCCTGGCAGCACAGGGTGCCTCCCCCCCGCCACTCCTCTGCGTGGTTGCGGTTCATGTCCCCAACGCAGGCCCAGCCAGGTTCACTCTCGGTCGTCACGCACCACTTGGAATGGTCCACCATGGTGGAGAAGGTGGGCCCAGGCTCCTGGAAGGCCACAGTCTCCACATTGTAGACGTGGTAGGGCCCAGAACAGTTGGAGGGCAGGATCCCCCGGGATCTGTGCCAGAACTCGGTGTAGAGATTGCTCACGAGAGCCTGGGCCAACCAGCCAGAGTACAGAtctggaaagggagggggggggcagttatgCACTCAGGTGAAAAaagcagatagaagaagaagagtttggatttatatcccccctttctctcctgcaggagactcaaaggggctgacaatctccttgcccttcccccctcgcaacaaacaccctgtgaggtaggtggggctgagagagctctgagaagctgtgactagcccaaggtcacccagctggcatgtgtgggagtgcacaggctaatctgaattccccagataagcctccacagctcaggcggcagagctgggaatcaaacccggttcctccagattagatacatgagctcttaacctcctacgccactgctgctcctgataccACGTGAGGGTTGTGCTATTAAGTCTCTTCAGGTCCCCCTGCCTCACGTACCATCACCGAAGTGGCCGAACTTGGCGAAGCTGACGAACTCCTTGCCCTCCAAGGACACCAGGGTGACGCTGGAGTTCCACGGCTCCTGCTGGACGTGGCACCCCTGGGAAGCGTTCAGCAGGGCAGGTAGATCTTGGGCGAAGGTGCCATCCACCCGATAATCGTACACAAGCGGATCTGTGAAGAGcagctgtctccctggggcaaaggaTGGCGCAGCATGAAATACCTTGCCCACCCGGAGCGACTGGTGGGATTTTCACAGCACGAAGCCTTTGGCTAGGAAGGTTTGCACAGGTACCAGAATGGCCTTCAAAGGCAGGTGACTGTAGCTGTGCCCAATAATTGTCCTGTTGGGGATCCCAGCCTTGCTGGTGGCAGAAGAGCCCTGGCACCTACAAAGGACAGCACCCTGCCCCGGGAACATATGCAGAAAGAACAGCCAGAGGCGTAAGGCATCCCCTGAATGCTGactcccattttccccacagtgGACCCTGTCCAgagtatagatcagtgatggcgaacctttctgagaccgagtgcccaaattgcaacccaaaacccacttatttatcacaaagtgccaatgcggtaatttaacctgaatactgaggttttagttttaaaaaaatggctggctccgaggtgtgcgttactcaagagtaagcttgatggtagttggtggctttgctttgaggcaaccctgcaactcttccaatgggtgaatcacgaccctaggagggtttactcagaagcaagccccattgccagcaaccaagcttactcccaggtaaagcatgaAATGCAATGTAGTACAGGCACATTACTAAACAGTCCTGTATGTATCTCTGGAAGAACAgttattgtgtacagttctgggcaacgccattcaggaaggatattgacgagttggaacgggtccagaggagggcaaccaaaatggtcaaaggtctggaatccatgccctacgaggaaagacttagggagctggggatgtttggtttggtgaaaagaaggtgaagaggtgacatgatagccatgctgagatatttgaaggggtgtcatgtcggtgagggagcaagttcgttttctgctgcctcagcgagtaggacacgaagtaatggattcaaggtgcaggaaaagagattccccctaaacattaggaagaacgttctgacagtaagagctgttggtcagtggaatgcgctacctcggacggtggtggagtctcctttggaggtttttaaagagtggctggctggccatctgtcaggagtgctttgattgtgtgttcctgcattgcagggggctggacttgatggccctcggggcctcttccaactctgtgattctaacaCACTGGGCGTGTTAGATGGCAAAGTAGGGGGGATCCTACTTTGGGGCAGTCTTTTGGCCCCTTCCTTCGAAGAGCCTAGAAAGAATCGAAGTGTTCTGCATCCCACAATGACTGTTCTGCCCACATGAAGACCCACTCGGTCTACCTACCGATCTCTTTGAACTGGCTGTAGGGGAAGGTCACACACAGGAAGGATTGCCCGTTGGGCAGGGCGCTGCTCGGCCAACTGTAGTTCATCTGGAGGTCTGGAAAGTGCGGAGTGCtgtggagcagccagaatccctgGGCACTGTCCAGAAAGATGACTCCTAAGGGGTGCGGGGAGAGGATCACAGGAGCAGAAAGTGAATGGAACTCACTTTCAGAGAACAAGCGGAGAAGAGCCCAGGCCTCCCGGCCCCCTTCTCTAGCCCTGTCAGTCCGAGAGTGGATTCTCCACTGGACTCCACTCCATTACTGAGAAGGGAAAAGGCATTTCAGAATGTTGCAGTGTATAAATGATAAAGGCTGAACAGAAACATTGGCTCCGTATCATTCCCTTGGTTCCAAGTCAGCGtgaagttcttttaaaaagaacagttaaCGTTCCCTTAGTACATAGGTGTCGTTCCCTTAACGTTAACGTTCCCTTAGTAGTTAACGTTCCCTTAGTACATAGTTAACGTTCCCTTAGTTAATGTTCCCATAGTTAACGTTCCCATAGTTAACGTTCCCTTAGTACATATTAcataactgtagtccataa of Sphaerodactylus townsendi isolate TG3544 linkage group LG03, MPM_Stown_v2.3, whole genome shotgun sequence contains these proteins:
- the DNASE2 gene encoding deoxyribonuclease-2-alpha: MEPLPARVLQRLLLLLVVALTGSLAQGGISCYDDSGQPVDWFIAYKLPESHHRGPAEGMRYMYLDGHTQGWVEGRSLMNTTEGAVGRTLQQLYTETPRRQEEETAYVLYNDAPPRESSSSKGHTKGVIFLDSAQGFWLLHSTPHFPDLQMNYSWPSSALPNGQSFLCVTFPYSQFKEIGRQLLFTDPLVYDYRVDGTFAQDLPALLNASQGCHVQQEPWNSSVTLVSLEGKEFVSFAKFGHFGDDLYSGWLAQALVSNLYTEFWHRSRGILPSNCSGPYHVYNVETVAFQEPGPTFSTMVDHSKWCVTTESEPGWACVGDMNRNHAEEWRGGGTLCCQDPAVWKAFYSLVQKYTDCEEAGKASWEG